One segment of Alistipes finegoldii DSM 17242 DNA contains the following:
- a CDS encoding phosphate acyltransferase → MIQHLTEIVEEARKRGKKRLAVAYGQDSHTLEAVYEAYKEGLVEPTLYGEKSVIEQVCAENDIDIKAFNIVDETSDVKCVQQAVAAVVAGNADVLMKGLVSTDKYMRGILNKEAGLFPPKGVLSHVSIVEMPCYHKLLVISDVAVIPLPDFKQKTVQIGYLARTANLLGIKTPKIACIAPSEQLLPNVISSTEGALLAKMGDRGQLGDVVVDGPLSLDVALYKDVAEHKKVKGSSVAGDPDCLLFPNLESANVFFKSVTHLCGGELAAMVMGTKVPCVLTSRGDTSKTKLYSIALACLAVKQ, encoded by the coding sequence ATGATCCAACATCTTACTGAAATCGTCGAGGAGGCGAGAAAAAGAGGTAAAAAACGGCTGGCCGTGGCATACGGTCAGGATTCACATACGCTGGAGGCGGTGTACGAAGCCTACAAGGAGGGCCTCGTGGAGCCTACGCTTTACGGCGAAAAAAGCGTTATCGAGCAGGTCTGCGCCGAGAACGACATCGACATCAAGGCATTCAACATCGTCGATGAAACCAGCGACGTCAAGTGCGTGCAGCAGGCCGTCGCGGCCGTCGTTGCCGGCAATGCCGACGTGCTGATGAAGGGACTGGTCTCGACCGACAAATACATGCGCGGCATTCTCAACAAGGAAGCAGGACTGTTTCCCCCGAAAGGCGTGCTGAGCCACGTGTCGATCGTCGAGATGCCCTGCTACCACAAACTGCTCGTCATTTCGGACGTGGCGGTGATTCCGCTGCCCGACTTCAAGCAGAAAACCGTGCAGATCGGCTACCTCGCGCGCACAGCCAACCTGCTGGGCATCAAGACTCCGAAAATCGCCTGCATCGCTCCGTCGGAACAGTTGCTTCCCAACGTCATCTCTTCGACTGAGGGCGCGCTGCTGGCCAAAATGGGCGACCGCGGACAGCTGGGCGACGTCGTCGTAGACGGTCCCCTGTCTCTCGACGTGGCGCTCTACAAGGACGTTGCGGAACACAAGAAGGTCAAAGGCTCGTCCGTCGCGGGCGATCCCGACTGCCTGCTCTTCCCCAACCTCGAATCGGCCAACGTCTTCTTCAAGTCGGTGACGCACCTCTGCGGCGGCGAACTGGCCGCCATGGTCATGGGAACGAAAGTCCCCTGCGTGCTGACCTCGCGCGGCGACACCAGCAAGACCAAGCTCTACTCGATCGCGCTGGCCTGTCTGGCCGTGAAGCAGTAA